The Tripterygium wilfordii isolate XIE 37 chromosome 17, ASM1340144v1, whole genome shotgun sequence genome has a window encoding:
- the LOC119982559 gene encoding glutathione S-transferase F13-like: MALKLYALPFSTCSGRVLFCLHEKQADFELITVNIMTGEHKHPAFLAKNPFGVIPALDDGDLTLFESRAITAYVAEKFKDTGSDLLRLSNPKEAALVKVWVEVESQSYDPAISPIFFQHFIAPMRGQSTDQAVINANLEKLEKVLDVYEARLSKTKYLAGDFYSLADLHHLAYTHYFMKTPYAKVINERPHVKAWWEDISSRPASKKVMEGMTPP, encoded by the exons ATGGCGCTTAAGCTTTATGCACTCCCTTTTTCAACTTGCTCAGGGCGAGTGCTGTTCTGTCTCCATGAGAAACAAGCTGATTTCGAGCTTATCACTGTTAATATCATGACTGGTGAACACAAACACCCTGCCTTCCTCGCTAAGAAC CCATTTGGTGTGATTCCAGCACTGGACGATGGTGATCTCACTCTGTTTG AGTCCAGAGCAATCACAGCATATGTGGCTGAGAAATTCAAGGACACTGGTTCTGATCTGCTAAGGCTTTCAAACCCCAAAGAAGCTGCATTGGTGAAGGTCTGGGTAGAGGTGGAATCCCAGAGTTACGATCCTGCCATAAGCCCAATTTTCTTCCAACATTTTATTGCACCAATGAGGGGTCAGTCCACGGATCAGGCGGTGATCAATGCCAACTTAGAGAAGCTAGAGAAAGTGCTTGATGTGTATGAAGCTAGGCTTAGCAAAACCAAGTACCTTGCTGGAGATTTTTACAGCCTAGCTGATCTGCACCACCTCGCATACACTCACTACTTCATGAAAACTCCTTATGCCAAAGTGATCAACGAGCGTCCTCATGTCAAGGCATGGTGGGAGGACATATCTTCCAGGCCAGCTTCCAAGAAAGTTATGGAGGGCATGACTCCTCCATAA